A single Kribbella aluminosa DNA region contains:
- a CDS encoding GNAT family N-acetyltransferase: MIDVQAIGPDDWKAWRDLRLAALGEAPYAFGSQLADWVEAPEERWRQRLSEPGAYQVIATIDGTPAGMAGGFPDNDTAELVSMWVAPAGRGQGVGNALMTAVEDWARSTGATAMTLSVVPGNDPAHGLYLRHGYVDTDEPGDLMADGVRRELVMRKQL; this comes from the coding sequence GTGATCGACGTACAAGCAATCGGCCCGGACGACTGGAAGGCCTGGCGCGACCTGCGCCTGGCCGCGCTCGGCGAGGCGCCGTACGCCTTCGGTTCGCAGCTCGCGGACTGGGTGGAAGCGCCCGAAGAACGCTGGCGGCAGCGGCTCTCCGAGCCCGGCGCCTACCAGGTGATCGCCACGATCGACGGTACGCCGGCCGGAATGGCAGGCGGGTTCCCGGACAACGACACGGCTGAGCTGGTGTCGATGTGGGTCGCCCCCGCCGGCCGCGGCCAGGGCGTCGGCAACGCGCTGATGACCGCTGTCGAGGACTGGGCCCGCAGCACCGGCGCTACCGCCATGACGCTGTCTGTTGTCCCCGGCAACGACCCGGCACACGGCCTCTACCTCCGCCACGGGTACGTCGACACGGACGAGCCCGGCGATCTGATGGCCGACGGCGTACGTCGCGAACTCGTCATGCGCAAGCAGCTCTAA
- a CDS encoding M48 family metallopeptidase has protein sequence MTENSDRPTRQRVTLTDISSRAWEHPADRGALVALRQLKGFDYVLRKMSGLINERAFRLQYLGSAIRVDERQFPTVNRLYTEAASTLDVRDLPELYVTNSPIWNAVTIGMDKPFIVVNSALLPGLDEEELRFVLGHELGHAQSGHALYQSLLMWLMRLTGAFNWMPMGALGLRAIIAALHEWSRKAELSGDRAGLLAVQDPAVALRVQMKLASGGQLAELDTTAFLAQGTEYESAGDLRDSVLKLLLLEAQSHPLAVIRAHELRRWVDEGEYTTIVSGDYPKREDDGDASISQEAKNAAKSYSEAFSRSQDPLAKLLRDLGEGLGGVRDWVSSKFPPRN, from the coding sequence ATGACCGAGAACAGTGATCGGCCGACGCGGCAGCGGGTGACGTTGACCGACATCAGCTCGCGGGCGTGGGAGCACCCCGCGGACCGCGGTGCGCTGGTGGCGCTGCGGCAGCTGAAGGGGTTCGACTACGTACTGCGGAAGATGTCCGGGCTGATCAACGAGCGCGCCTTCCGGCTGCAGTACCTCGGGTCGGCGATCCGGGTCGACGAGCGGCAGTTCCCGACCGTGAACCGGCTGTACACCGAGGCGGCCAGCACCCTCGACGTCCGGGACCTCCCCGAGCTGTACGTCACCAACAGCCCGATCTGGAACGCGGTCACCATCGGCATGGACAAGCCGTTCATCGTGGTGAACAGCGCGCTCCTTCCGGGCCTCGACGAGGAGGAGCTGCGGTTCGTCCTCGGGCATGAGCTCGGCCACGCGCAGAGCGGGCACGCCCTGTACCAGTCGCTGCTGATGTGGCTGATGCGGCTCACCGGCGCGTTCAACTGGATGCCGATGGGCGCGCTCGGACTGCGCGCGATCATCGCGGCCCTGCACGAGTGGTCGCGCAAGGCCGAGCTGTCCGGCGACCGGGCCGGTCTGCTCGCGGTCCAGGACCCGGCGGTCGCGCTGCGCGTCCAGATGAAGCTCGCCAGCGGCGGCCAGCTCGCCGAGCTCGACACGACGGCATTCCTTGCACAGGGCACGGAGTACGAGAGCGCCGGCGACCTGCGCGACAGCGTGCTGAAGCTGCTGCTGCTCGAGGCCCAGTCGCACCCGCTGGCCGTGATCCGGGCGCACGAGCTGCGCCGCTGGGTCGACGAGGGCGAGTACACGACGATCGTCTCCGGCGACTACCCGAAGCGCGAGGACGACGGCGACGCGTCGATCTCGCAGGAGGCGAAGAACGCGGCCAAGTCGTACTCGGAGGCGTTCAGCCGCTCGCAGGACCCGCTGGCCAAGCTCCTCCGCGACCTCGGCGAAGGCCTCGGCGGCGTCCGCGACTGGGTCTCCTCGAAGTTCCCGCCCCGAAACTGA
- a CDS encoding PLP-dependent cysteine synthase family protein, giving the protein MSEVDGVCREVDRRDEKDRAWVSEAIRVVDADANRSADTHLHVFPMPEGTGVDLYLKDESVHPTGSLKHRLARSLFLYALCNGWIHEGTAVIEASSGSTAVSEAYFARLLGLPFVAVMPRSTSPEKVELIEFYGGRCHFVERSGQIYGEAKRLAEETGGHYMDQFTYAERATDWRGNNNIAESIFGQLSLEQHPIPTWIVVGAGTGGTSATIGRYVRYQRHETSVAVVDPENSAFFPAFEAGDHEFSTGRPSRIEGIGRPRVEPSFVLGVVDRMISVPDAASIAAMRFCSRVTGRLVGGSTGTNLWGALRLAAEMRRTGAHGSIVTLLCDSGERYGNTYYDDAWLRTSGIDITPYAATLETFATTGHWTEPK; this is encoded by the coding sequence ATGAGTGAGGTTGACGGGGTGTGCCGCGAGGTCGATCGCCGCGACGAGAAGGACCGGGCCTGGGTGTCCGAGGCGATCCGGGTCGTGGACGCCGACGCGAACCGGAGCGCGGACACGCATCTGCACGTGTTCCCGATGCCGGAAGGTACCGGTGTGGACCTGTACCTCAAGGACGAGTCCGTGCACCCGACCGGCTCGCTCAAGCACCGCCTGGCCCGGTCGCTGTTCCTGTACGCCCTCTGCAACGGCTGGATCCACGAGGGCACCGCGGTGATCGAGGCGTCCAGCGGCTCCACAGCGGTCAGCGAGGCGTACTTCGCGCGCCTGCTCGGTCTCCCGTTCGTCGCCGTGATGCCGCGCTCGACCAGCCCCGAGAAGGTCGAGCTGATCGAGTTCTACGGCGGCCGCTGCCACTTCGTCGAGCGCTCCGGGCAGATCTACGGCGAGGCCAAGCGGCTCGCCGAGGAGACCGGCGGGCACTACATGGACCAGTTCACGTACGCCGAACGCGCGACCGACTGGCGCGGCAACAACAACATCGCCGAGTCGATCTTCGGCCAGCTGTCGCTCGAACAGCACCCGATCCCGACCTGGATCGTGGTCGGCGCCGGGACCGGCGGTACGTCGGCCACCATCGGCCGGTACGTCCGCTACCAGCGCCACGAGACCTCGGTCGCGGTCGTCGACCCCGAGAACTCCGCGTTCTTCCCGGCCTTCGAAGCCGGCGACCACGAGTTCTCCACCGGCCGCCCGTCCCGCATCGAAGGGATCGGCCGCCCGCGCGTCGAACCGTCGTTCGTCCTCGGCGTCGTCGACCGGATGATCTCCGTCCCGGACGCCGCCTCGATCGCCGCGATGCGCTTCTGCTCTCGCGTCACCGGCCGCCTCGTCGGCGGCTCCACCGGCACCAACCTGTGGGGCGCCCTCCGCCTGGCCGCCGAAATGCGCCGTACCGGAGCCCACGGCAGCATCGTCACCCTCCTCTGCGACAGCGGCGAACGCTACGGCAACACCTACTACGACGACGCCTGGCTCCGCACCAGCGGCATCGACATCACCCCGTACGCCGCCACCCTGGAAACCTTCGCCACCACCGGCCACTGGACCGAGCCGAAGTAG
- a CDS encoding nucleotidyltransferase domain-containing protein, which yields MLAALARTTQPLTGRRVHQLAEVGSESGVRKVLTRLVDTGLVTATAAGPSVMYVLNRKHLAADAVLDLVSLPGKLVHRLTEAVGQWEALPVHVSLFGSVARGEGGLDSDIDLLVVHAADKSSTALPDKIAMLAEQVHEWTGNFLQTYAISIDELANHLLAGEPIVNEWLRDCITVYGHDFRRLHAEVSRNVLGR from the coding sequence GTGCTGGCAGCGCTCGCTCGCACCACCCAGCCCTTGACGGGCCGTCGAGTGCACCAGTTGGCCGAGGTGGGCAGCGAATCCGGAGTGCGCAAGGTTCTGACCAGGCTGGTCGACACCGGACTGGTCACGGCCACAGCCGCTGGCCCGAGCGTCATGTACGTGCTGAATCGCAAGCACCTGGCCGCGGATGCTGTCCTCGACCTCGTGTCCCTGCCCGGCAAGCTGGTCCACCGCCTCACGGAGGCGGTTGGGCAGTGGGAGGCACTCCCCGTGCATGTCAGCCTCTTCGGCTCGGTCGCTCGAGGGGAAGGCGGCCTCGACAGCGACATCGATCTTCTCGTGGTGCACGCGGCGGACAAGTCATCCACCGCACTGCCCGACAAGATCGCGATGCTTGCCGAGCAAGTTCACGAGTGGACGGGCAACTTCCTCCAGACCTACGCGATCAGCATCGACGAATTGGCCAACCATCTCCTGGCCGGCGAACCGATCGTGAACGAGTGGCTCCGCGACTGCATCACGGTCTACGGCCACGACTTCCGCCGTCTTCACGCCGAGGTCAGCAGGAACGTGCTGGGCCGATGA
- a CDS encoding NADPH:quinone oxidoreductase family protein yields MRALLQTSLNGPQDLKLTDASVPRPGPGEVLVRVTAAGVNFVDSSQSHGTFAGGPQPPYVAGIEAAGEVVSVGAGVDLAPGMHVIGVCIGGGAFAEYAVLPAVAALPVPAGWDDEQALGLVVNWPTALAALRPLGSLAAGETVLIHAAAGATGQAAVRMAKHHGATVIATASPEKHDTVRRLGADHVLDSRSPSLTTDILDLTTGVDLSLESTTLTTSLEVTKPVTGRVVVYGLAAGTSTLTNWDLVYKHQLHVIGLNLGALIQHTPHIYGEVLTELFTLISTGVLTPTTPTTYALTDGPKALTQLESRTTTGKLALLP; encoded by the coding sequence ATGCGAGCACTACTGCAGACGTCGCTGAACGGACCGCAGGACCTGAAGCTGACGGACGCATCGGTCCCCCGCCCCGGGCCGGGCGAGGTGCTCGTCCGGGTGACGGCCGCCGGGGTGAACTTCGTCGACAGCTCCCAGTCGCACGGCACGTTCGCGGGCGGCCCGCAGCCGCCGTACGTCGCCGGAATCGAGGCCGCCGGCGAGGTGGTCTCCGTCGGCGCGGGCGTCGACCTCGCGCCCGGTATGCACGTGATCGGCGTGTGCATCGGCGGCGGTGCGTTCGCGGAGTACGCCGTACTGCCCGCGGTCGCCGCGCTCCCCGTGCCGGCCGGGTGGGACGACGAACAGGCGCTCGGCCTGGTCGTCAACTGGCCGACCGCGCTGGCGGCCCTCCGCCCGCTGGGCAGCCTGGCGGCCGGCGAGACCGTCCTGATCCACGCCGCAGCCGGCGCCACCGGCCAGGCCGCCGTACGGATGGCCAAGCACCACGGCGCCACGGTGATCGCCACGGCCTCACCGGAGAAGCACGACACCGTACGCCGCCTGGGCGCCGACCACGTCCTGGACTCCCGCAGCCCCAGCCTGACCACCGACATCCTCGACCTGACCACCGGCGTCGACCTGTCCCTCGAATCCACCACCCTCACCACCAGCCTCGAGGTGACCAAACCCGTCACCGGCCGCGTAGTCGTCTACGGCCTGGCCGCCGGCACCTCAACCCTCACCAACTGGGACCTGGTCTACAAACACCAGCTCCACGTCATCGGCCTGAACCTCGGCGCACTAATCCAGCACACACCACACATCTACGGCGAAGTCCTCACCGAACTGTTCACCCTGATCTCCACCGGCGTCCTCACCCCCACCACCCCAACCACCTACGCACTCACCGACGGCCCGAAAGCCCTCACACAACTCGAATCCCGAACCACCACAGGCAAACTCGCCTTACTGCCATGA
- a CDS encoding TetR/AcrR family transcriptional regulator yields the protein MATRGRPRTFDPDVALRQALDVFWERGYEGTSLSDLAEAMGIRSASIYAYFGSKEDLFRQVMSLYGATAGEPPRRALRDGATARDAIHAMLRATADQITHPEHPHYCMLILAAPTGAVENHAVRQFLADGRRRIYDEIRDRLAADVPPARLDAIARYYTTVVQGLSLQARDGATRPELETVITCAMSAWEAL from the coding sequence ATGGCGACCCGCGGCAGACCGCGTACGTTCGACCCGGACGTCGCCTTGCGCCAGGCCCTCGACGTGTTCTGGGAACGCGGCTACGAAGGCACCTCGCTGAGCGACCTCGCCGAGGCGATGGGGATCCGTTCCGCGAGCATCTACGCGTACTTCGGCAGCAAGGAGGACCTGTTCCGCCAGGTCATGAGCCTGTACGGCGCAACCGCCGGCGAACCGCCCCGCCGTGCCCTCCGTGACGGCGCGACCGCCCGCGACGCGATCCACGCGATGCTGCGGGCGACCGCGGACCAGATCACCCACCCCGAGCATCCGCACTATTGCATGCTGATCCTCGCCGCCCCCACCGGCGCCGTCGAGAACCACGCCGTCCGCCAGTTCCTCGCCGACGGCCGCCGGCGCATATACGACGAGATCAGGGACCGCCTGGCCGCCGACGTACCGCCCGCGCGACTCGACGCGATCGCCCGCTACTACACGACCGTCGTCCAAGGCCTCTCCCTCCAGGCCCGCGACGGCGCCACCCGCCCCGAACTGGAAACCGTCATCACCTGCGCAATGTCCGCCTGGGAAGCCCTATGA
- a CDS encoding nucleotidyltransferase domain-containing protein has translation MTLPVAVAELTERFLAEVDSRLPERLTGLFLHGSICWGEFFPGSDVDFVAVWDDVPAGSDLKLLQEAHETAKAELTFDGFHCTAADLATHPSALSPRPVFFQGAFNPEGTSDINLVTWHELAERPVVVHGELPPVYTNLDDLIAFTRTNLDTYWRAIARRIELADLATAGQNDAAVAWVTLGAPRLHHLLTTRTLTSKSGAGRYVLNSLDPRWHQLAEEALAIRETPGTPTTYNTPTERAQDTHALLTWILQDATGH, from the coding sequence ATGACTTTGCCGGTTGCTGTCGCGGAACTGACCGAGCGCTTCCTGGCCGAGGTGGACAGCCGCCTTCCGGAACGGCTGACCGGGCTGTTCCTGCACGGGTCGATCTGCTGGGGCGAGTTCTTCCCCGGTAGCGACGTCGACTTCGTCGCGGTGTGGGACGACGTACCGGCCGGAAGCGATCTGAAGCTCCTGCAGGAGGCACACGAGACAGCCAAGGCGGAGCTGACCTTCGACGGCTTTCACTGCACGGCCGCCGACTTGGCGACCCATCCGTCAGCGCTCTCGCCGCGTCCGGTGTTCTTCCAGGGGGCGTTCAACCCCGAGGGCACCAGCGACATCAACCTGGTCACCTGGCACGAGCTGGCCGAGCGCCCGGTGGTCGTCCACGGCGAACTCCCGCCGGTCTACACGAACCTCGACGACCTGATCGCGTTCACCCGGACGAACCTCGACACGTACTGGCGCGCCATCGCCCGGCGGATCGAGCTCGCCGACCTCGCCACCGCCGGCCAGAACGACGCCGCCGTCGCCTGGGTCACCCTCGGCGCCCCCCGCCTCCACCACCTCCTCACCACCCGAACCCTCACCTCGAAGAGCGGCGCCGGCCGGTACGTCCTCAACTCCCTGGACCCCCGCTGGCACCAGCTCGCCGAGGAAGCCCTCGCCATCCGCGAAACCCCCGGCACCCCGACCACCTACAACACCCCCACCGAACGCGCCCAGGACACCCACGCCCTCCTCACCTGGATCCTCCAGGACGCCACCGGCCACTAG
- a CDS encoding 1,4-dihydroxy-2-naphthoate polyprenyltransferase encodes MATPAQWIEGARPRTLPAAISPVLVGTGAAAYLDGFVWWKALLALGVALALQIGVNYANDYSDGIRGTDENRVGPLRLVGSKVASPGAVKTAAFSCFGVGAVLGIVLCATTTWWLLVAGAASLLGAWFYTGGKKPYGYRALGEVSVFLFFGLVAVLGTTYVQAETVHWTAVAGAVSVGSIACALLVANNLRDIPTDSVTGKRTLAVVLGAANSRRLYAALVVLAFVLAAVSAAATPWALLAFIAVPLAIKSTRVILSDAVGPALIPVLKNTGLTELLYAVGLGLGLAIGG; translated from the coding sequence ATGGCTACCCCTGCCCAGTGGATCGAAGGCGCCCGCCCCCGCACCTTGCCCGCCGCGATCTCCCCCGTGCTCGTCGGAACCGGCGCGGCCGCCTACCTGGACGGCTTCGTCTGGTGGAAGGCACTGCTGGCCCTCGGCGTCGCGCTGGCGCTGCAGATCGGCGTCAACTACGCCAACGACTACAGCGACGGCATCCGCGGCACCGACGAGAACCGCGTCGGCCCGTTGCGCCTGGTCGGCTCCAAGGTCGCCTCTCCCGGCGCCGTGAAGACGGCCGCGTTCAGCTGTTTCGGTGTCGGCGCCGTGCTCGGCATCGTGCTGTGCGCCACAACCACCTGGTGGCTGCTGGTCGCCGGGGCCGCGTCGCTGCTCGGCGCGTGGTTCTACACCGGCGGCAAGAAGCCGTACGGCTACCGCGCCCTCGGCGAGGTCAGCGTTTTCCTCTTCTTCGGACTGGTCGCCGTGCTCGGTACGACGTACGTCCAGGCCGAGACCGTGCACTGGACCGCCGTCGCGGGCGCCGTCTCGGTCGGCTCGATCGCCTGCGCGCTGCTGGTCGCCAACAACCTCCGCGACATCCCCACCGACTCGGTGACCGGCAAGCGCACGCTGGCCGTGGTCCTGGGCGCGGCCAACTCCCGCCGCCTGTACGCCGCTCTGGTGGTCCTCGCCTTCGTCCTGGCCGCCGTCTCGGCAGCCGCGACCCCGTGGGCGCTGCTGGCCTTCATCGCCGTCCCACTGGCCATCAAGTCCACGCGGGTGATTCTCAGCGACGCGGTCGGCCCGGCCCTCATCCCGGTCCTGAAGAACACCGGCCTCACCGAACTCCTGTACGCCGTCGGCCTCGGACTCGGCCTAGCCATCGGTGGGTAG
- the menE gene encoding o-succinylbenzoate--CoA ligase — translation MSTLRLIPGTPDAVLSALSEVLDGSGAPFAPVPEDAVGAARVHQAAAPDEPLEDDCAVVLTTSGSSGEPKGVLLSRDALISSAVATHDRLGGPGQWLLPMKPYFVGGLQILTRSLVAGTTPVPVGDSFTAAARRLTGDRRYTAMVPTQLARYLETDLEALRSFDAIIIGGASTPEPLKRRAREAGVTAIPAYGMTETGSGCVYDGVPLDGTSIDLDGGRILIKGSTLFSGYRLRPELTADVLRDGWFRTQDRGEFVDGRLRVVGRVDDVVISGGVNVTLTTVQARLLEHPRVKDAVVLGAPDAEWGTRVIAFVVGEPARDEVRDWVSETLPRTWAPQDVVQLEALPMLASGKVDRQRLLENAR, via the coding sequence ATGTCTACCTTGCGGCTGATTCCCGGTACGCCGGACGCGGTCTTGTCGGCGCTGAGCGAAGTACTCGACGGGAGCGGTGCGCCGTTCGCCCCGGTGCCGGAGGACGCCGTCGGGGCTGCGCGGGTGCACCAGGCCGCGGCGCCGGACGAGCCGCTCGAGGACGACTGCGCCGTGGTGCTGACCACGTCCGGGTCCTCGGGCGAGCCGAAGGGCGTGCTGCTGTCGCGGGACGCCCTGATCTCCTCGGCGGTCGCCACCCATGACCGGCTCGGCGGCCCCGGGCAGTGGCTGCTGCCGATGAAGCCGTACTTCGTCGGCGGCCTGCAGATCCTCACCCGCTCGCTGGTCGCCGGTACGACGCCGGTCCCGGTCGGCGACAGCTTCACCGCCGCGGCCCGCCGGCTGACCGGAGACCGCCGCTACACCGCGATGGTCCCGACGCAGCTGGCGCGCTATCTCGAGACGGACCTGGAAGCGCTGCGGTCGTTCGACGCGATCATCATCGGCGGGGCGTCGACGCCGGAGCCGCTGAAACGGCGCGCGCGGGAAGCCGGCGTGACCGCGATCCCGGCGTACGGGATGACCGAGACCGGCAGCGGTTGCGTGTACGACGGGGTGCCGCTGGACGGTACGTCGATCGACCTGGACGGCGGGCGGATCCTGATCAAGGGCAGCACGCTGTTCTCCGGGTACCGGCTGCGTCCGGAGCTGACCGCCGACGTACTGCGGGACGGCTGGTTCCGTACGCAGGACCGTGGCGAGTTCGTGGACGGGCGCCTGCGGGTTGTCGGCCGCGTGGACGACGTGGTGATCTCCGGGGGCGTGAACGTCACGCTGACCACCGTGCAGGCGCGGCTGCTCGAACACCCCCGGGTGAAGGACGCTGTCGTGCTGGGAGCACCCGATGCGGAGTGGGGGACACGGGTGATCGCTTTCGTCGTCGGTGAGCCCGCGCGGGACGAGGTCCGCGACTGGGTCAGCGAGACCCTGCCGCGGACCTGGGCGCCGCAGGACGTCGTACAGCTGGAGGCGTTGCCGATGCTTGCTTCGGGCAAGGTTGACCGGCAGCGGCTGCTGGAGAACGCTCGGTGA
- a CDS encoding o-succinylbenzoate synthase, with the protein MITYSIALKNKFRGITVREGMLYEGPAGWAEWSPFLDYDDATCVPWLRAAREAAEDGWPAPVRDLVPVNCTVPAVGPEKAAEIVRASGCGTAKVKVAEPGQTLADDLERVEAVRDAIGNGNVRIDANGLWSVDQALRSLKELQRFELEYVEQPCATVEELAEVRRRTGVPVAADESIRRAEDPLRVKKLDAADIAVLKVQPIGGVRACLDIAEQIGLPVVVSSALETSVGIAAGVALAAALPELPYACGLATVSMFTQEVVTEPLLPTNGFLPVKRVAPDPQLLQASRADAERTRVWEERLSRVRSAG; encoded by the coding sequence GTGATCACGTACTCGATCGCGCTCAAGAACAAGTTCCGGGGCATCACGGTGCGCGAGGGCATGCTGTACGAAGGCCCTGCGGGCTGGGCCGAGTGGAGCCCGTTCTTGGACTACGACGACGCCACGTGTGTCCCCTGGCTGCGTGCGGCGCGTGAAGCCGCCGAGGACGGGTGGCCGGCACCAGTACGCGACCTGGTCCCGGTCAACTGCACTGTTCCGGCCGTAGGTCCTGAGAAGGCCGCGGAGATCGTCAGAGCATCGGGATGCGGTACGGCGAAGGTGAAGGTGGCTGAGCCGGGGCAGACGCTCGCTGACGACCTGGAGCGGGTGGAAGCGGTACGGGATGCCATAGGCAACGGAAACGTCCGCATTGACGCCAACGGGCTGTGGTCGGTGGACCAGGCGCTGCGGAGCCTCAAGGAGTTGCAGCGGTTCGAGTTGGAGTACGTCGAGCAGCCGTGCGCGACTGTGGAGGAGTTGGCTGAGGTCAGGCGGCGTACGGGCGTACCTGTTGCGGCTGACGAGTCCATCCGCCGGGCTGAGGATCCGCTGCGGGTGAAGAAGCTCGACGCGGCTGACATCGCCGTACTGAAGGTGCAGCCGATCGGTGGCGTCCGTGCGTGTCTGGACATCGCAGAGCAGATCGGACTGCCCGTCGTGGTGTCGTCAGCGCTGGAGACCTCAGTAGGTATCGCGGCCGGCGTTGCACTCGCTGCTGCGCTTCCGGAGCTGCCGTACGCGTGCGGGCTGGCCACGGTCTCGATGTTTACGCAAGAGGTCGTCACGGAACCTCTACTGCCCACCAACGGGTTCCTGCCGGTCAAACGCGTCGCCCCGGATCCCCAACTGCTACAGGCTTCCCGTGCTGATGCGGAACGGACCAGGGTGTGGGAAGAGCGCCTGTCCCGAGTAAGGAGTGCCGGATGA
- the menD gene encoding 2-succinyl-5-enolpyruvyl-6-hydroxy-3-cyclohexene-1-carboxylic-acid synthase yields MNPSTAFATVVVDELIRCGVREAVVSPGSRSAPLALALAAADRDGRLRLHVRIDERTAGFLAIGLMRGTGLPVPVVTTSGTAVANLHPAVLEASHSGLPLVVLSADRPPALRGSGANQTTDQLKVFGSAVRLFHEMGTPVREIGQVAYWRSQVARAVAVATGARSADPGPVQLNCPLSEPLVPTEGPDWPEPLAGRSTGPWTAVHAAAGQPAAVSPGPKTVVVAGDGASQAARLVAEAGRWPLFAEPSSRARTGSSVISLYRLLLQASELAGEIERVLVFGHPTLSRPISQLLARADVQVIVVSPTGSWPDPARRAASVVTGMEVTAPDGTDWLARWQAADQAARPEIDKLLADGLSGPSVAALVAETVGADGMLVVASSNPVRDLDLAPVVPIRTIANRGLAGIDGTISTAVGAALANAGPTYALIGDLAFLHDSNGLIIGPDEPRPDLRIVVVNDNGGGIFSTLEQGDPTHATHFERVFGTPHNVDLSALCAASGTSYTLVQTADELRAALVPTVAGVDVVEVRISRDSHRPLSQSLVDAIK; encoded by the coding sequence ATGAACCCGTCCACAGCGTTCGCGACTGTGGTGGTCGACGAGCTGATCCGTTGCGGTGTCCGCGAGGCTGTGGTGTCACCGGGCTCCCGGAGCGCCCCGCTGGCGCTGGCACTCGCTGCTGCGGACCGCGACGGGCGGTTGCGGCTGCACGTTCGCATCGACGAACGTACGGCGGGCTTCTTGGCTATCGGGCTGATGCGGGGCACTGGTCTGCCGGTGCCTGTTGTGACGACGTCGGGTACCGCGGTCGCGAACCTGCACCCTGCTGTGCTCGAAGCGTCGCACAGTGGGCTCCCGCTGGTTGTGCTGAGTGCGGACCGTCCGCCTGCGCTCAGAGGTAGCGGGGCGAACCAGACGACTGACCAGTTGAAGGTGTTCGGGTCTGCGGTCCGGCTGTTCCACGAGATGGGTACGCCGGTGCGTGAGATCGGGCAGGTGGCGTACTGGCGGTCGCAGGTTGCACGAGCGGTGGCTGTGGCTACGGGAGCGCGGTCCGCTGATCCTGGGCCCGTGCAGTTGAACTGCCCGCTCAGCGAGCCTCTCGTGCCTACCGAGGGGCCTGACTGGCCGGAGCCCTTGGCTGGTCGTAGTACTGGGCCCTGGACTGCTGTGCACGCTGCGGCTGGGCAACCGGCGGCAGTGTCTCCCGGGCCGAAGACGGTGGTGGTTGCTGGCGACGGGGCCTCGCAGGCGGCCCGGCTGGTGGCTGAGGCGGGGCGGTGGCCCTTGTTCGCGGAGCCGTCGAGCCGGGCACGGACCGGGTCGTCCGTCATCTCGCTGTACCGGTTGTTGCTGCAGGCAAGTGAATTGGCCGGTGAGATCGAGCGCGTGCTGGTCTTCGGGCACCCGACGCTGTCGCGGCCGATCTCGCAACTGCTGGCGCGGGCCGACGTGCAGGTGATCGTGGTGTCGCCGACCGGGTCCTGGCCGGACCCGGCCCGGCGGGCGGCGTCGGTGGTGACCGGGATGGAGGTCACCGCGCCCGACGGGACCGACTGGCTGGCGCGCTGGCAGGCCGCGGACCAGGCGGCTCGCCCGGAGATCGACAAGCTGCTCGCGGACGGCCTGAGCGGACCGAGCGTCGCCGCACTCGTCGCTGAGACCGTAGGCGCCGACGGCATGCTCGTGGTCGCCTCCTCGAACCCGGTCCGCGACCTCGACCTCGCCCCGGTCGTGCCGATCCGGACCATCGCCAACCGCGGCCTGGCCGGTATCGACGGCACGATCTCCACCGCCGTCGGCGCCGCGCTCGCGAACGCGGGCCCGACGTACGCGCTGATCGGCGACCTCGCGTTCCTGCACGACAGCAACGGCCTGATCATCGGACCGGACGAGCCCCGCCCGGACCTGCGGATCGTGGTCGTCAACGACAACGGCGGCGGGATCTTCTCCACCCTCGAACAGGGGGATCCGACGCACGCCACGCACTTCGAGCGCGTCTTCGGTACGCCGCACAACGTGGACCTGTCCGCACTGTGCGCCGCCAGCGGTACGTCGTACACGCTCGTGCAGACAGCCGACGAGCTGCGGGCCGCTCTCGTGCCGACGGTGGCCGGGGTGGACGTGGTCGAGGTACGGATCTCCCGCGACAGCCACCGGCCGTTGAGCCAGTCGCTGGTGGACGCGATCAAGTAG